The following proteins come from a genomic window of Acinonyx jubatus isolate Ajub_Pintada_27869175 chromosome C1, VMU_Ajub_asm_v1.0, whole genome shotgun sequence:
- the TMEM125 gene encoding transmembrane protein 125, with the protein MPEGEAQAPPGGGPPPDALAEQVELWWSQQPRRSALCFAVAVALVAGCGAGGVALLSSTSSRSGEWRLATGTVLCLLALLVLVKQLMSSAVQDMNCLRQPHHVALLRSGGGVDALVVLLSGLVVLVTGLTLAGLAAAPAPARPLAAMLSVGIGLAASGALLLLGLLLYQVGVSGHCPPLRAAAPSTHAHHGGDGSIFSISGRFSAGRRHETTSSIASLI; encoded by the coding sequence aTGCCGGAAGGAGAGGCTCAAGCCCCGCCAGGCGGGGGGCCGCCCCCGGATGCGCTGGCGGAGCAGGTAGAGCTGTGGTGGTCCCAGCAGCCCCGGCGCTCGGCGCTCTGCTTCGCCGTGGCCGTGGCGCTCGTGGCGGGCTGCGGGGCGGGTGGCGTGGCGCTGCTGTCCTCCACCAGCAGCCGCTCGGGCGAGTGGCGGCTGGCGACGGGCACCGTGCTGTGCCTGCTGGCCCTGCTGGTCCTGGTCAAGCAGCTGATGAGCTCCGCCGTGCAGGACATGAACTGCCTCCGCCAGCCCCACCACGTGGCCCTGCTGCGGAGCGGCGGCGGGGTGGACGCCCTGGTCGTGCTGCTCAGCGGCCTGGTGGTGCTGGTCACAGGCCTGACTCTGGCCGGGCTGgccgccgccccggccccggcccggcccctgGCCGCCATGCTGTCTGTGGGCATCGGCCTGGCCGCCTCGGGTGCGCTCTTGCTGCTGGGCTTGCTGCTCTATCAGGTGGGCGTCAGTGGACACTGTCCGCCTCTCCGTGCGGCCGCCCCCTCCACCCACGCCCACCACGGTGGCGACGGCAGCATCTTCAGCATCTCGGGACGGTTTTCTGCCGGGCGGCGTCATGAGACCACGTCCAGCATCGCCAGCCTCATCTGA